Proteins co-encoded in one Pseudoxanthobacter soli DSM 19599 genomic window:
- a CDS encoding response regulator → MADVRAVLPGARDIVLVVDDSPETLKLLTDALELSGVTVLVATAGEQALALVERITPDVVLMDALMPGMDGFETCRRLKAGPLAHVPIIFMTGLTETEHIVQGLEAGGVDYVTKPINLDELFARIRVHLANARSAASARAALDTAGRYLLAADRDGRVLWSTPQALRLLGVSLAAATDGTLLLPESLRDWLRGNGSGGPPAPVTLAASDGRRLELSLLGKTGEDEFLFRLTSDDTAGQEAVLKQRYALTAREAEVLVWIARGKSNRDIGDILGLSPRTVNKHLEQIYAKLGVENRASAAILAARAIGEF, encoded by the coding sequence ATGGCTGATGTGCGGGCGGTTCTGCCGGGCGCGCGCGACATCGTTCTTGTCGTCGACGATTCGCCCGAGACCCTGAAGCTGCTGACCGACGCCCTGGAGCTTTCCGGGGTGACGGTGCTGGTCGCGACCGCGGGCGAGCAGGCGCTGGCCCTGGTGGAGCGCATCACGCCCGACGTGGTGCTGATGGACGCGCTCATGCCCGGCATGGACGGCTTCGAGACCTGCCGGCGGCTGAAGGCCGGCCCGCTCGCCCACGTCCCGATCATCTTCATGACCGGGCTGACGGAGACCGAGCACATCGTGCAGGGGCTGGAGGCGGGCGGCGTCGACTATGTGACGAAGCCGATCAATCTCGACGAGCTGTTCGCGCGCATCCGCGTCCACCTCGCCAATGCCCGCTCGGCTGCCAGCGCGCGGGCGGCGCTCGACACCGCCGGCCGCTACCTGCTCGCCGCCGACCGCGACGGCCGCGTGCTGTGGTCGACGCCCCAGGCGCTGCGCCTGCTCGGCGTCAGCCTCGCCGCCGCGACGGACGGCACGCTTCTCCTGCCGGAAAGCCTTCGGGACTGGCTGCGGGGAAATGGATCTGGCGGCCCGCCTGCGCCGGTCACGCTCGCCGCATCGGACGGGCGCCGGCTGGAATTGTCTCTCCTCGGCAAGACCGGCGAGGACGAATTCCTGTTCCGCCTGACGAGCGACGACACCGCCGGTCAGGAGGCCGTGCTGAAGCAGCGTTATGCCCTGACCGCGCGGGAGGCGGAGGTGCTGGTCTGGATCGCGCGCGGCAAGTCCAACCGCGATATCGGCGACATCCTCGGCCTCAGCCCGCGCACGGTGAACAAGCACCTCGAACAGATCTACGCCAAGCTCGGCGTTGAGAACCGCGCCTCCGCGGCCATCCTGGCCGCCCGCGCCATCGGCGAATTCTAG
- a CDS encoding ATP-binding protein, whose translation MSGRQRILPVRREYNRWVANQTLEDYALRFTAKRARRWSAGRVAQTAIGAISFLALEAIGGAITLSYGFTNAVAAILAVSVVILLTGIPIARYAARYGVDIDLLTRGAGFGYIGSTITSLIYATFTFMLFAIEASIMSSALELCFGIPLWLGYIISSLAVIPLVTHGITGISRFQLWTQPVWIVLNILPFVFIAIHDWPAIQAWTAFGGAPGHPTATPSATFDLLHFGAAAAVILALIPQIGEQVDFLRFLPPREYDREAPRTGRGWSAALLFAGPGWIILGAPKLLAGSFLAYLALRAGVPEDHAAEPAQMFHVAFGYVFSSSGVVLAVTAGFVVVSQLKINVMNAYAGSLAWSNFFSRLTHSHPGRVVWLVFNVAIALMLMELGIYRALERTLGVFSIAAVAWLGVMVADLVINKPLGLSPPGIEFKRAHLYDVNPVGVGGMGLAALVALVALFGVFGPVAQALAPFIALVVALVATPAIAWATGGRYYLARKPRAHWQNRTEIRCSVCEHHFEPEDMAFCPAYSGPICSLCCSLDARCHDLCKPKARFQAQAISALSTVLPEHVVARFNSRIGQYAWVMALFALVIGGLLVIIYTVVTSTGEVHGDIVGRTLWAAFFILMIIAGISGWFFVLANESRRVAQEESMRQNTLLLREIAAHRRTDAALQKAKEIAEAANLAKSRYVVGLSHELRTPLNAVLGYAQILERDPAFPPRRIGGLQSIRRNAEHLSGLIDGLLDISKIEAGRLQIQRNEVRIGEFLEQLVDMFRLQARAKGLDFRFEAARLPEVVVTDEKRLRQILINLLSNAIKFTERGHVALKVGYRNQVATIAVEDSGPGIPPDEIERVFEPFERGHDATVRAAAGLGLGLTITKLLTELMGGDISVSSTVGEGSRFQARLMLSAVARPKPAPAPAKQIRDYEGPRRTVLVVDDDDDHRDLIHEALEPIGFLVLDAVDGPACLDLVSEIRPDLFLLDISMPGMTGWELARHLRRRGHTAPIVMLSANIGDTPPDAGEHAVHNETLPKPFDLRQLLERIQVLLDLVWIDADETGPTRDEAKEGSVAGAPPPAPAAPGTPGPRAGDVAELLGLARIGYVRGIEAKLAALEGDGVDPAFIDETRRHMNAFDFDRMTRMLEGLADHG comes from the coding sequence ATGTCGGGGCGTCAGCGCATCCTCCCGGTCCGGCGGGAATACAACCGCTGGGTCGCCAACCAGACGCTGGAGGACTACGCCCTTCGCTTCACCGCCAAGCGGGCGCGGCGCTGGTCGGCCGGGCGCGTGGCGCAGACGGCGATCGGCGCGATCTCGTTCCTGGCGCTGGAGGCGATCGGCGGCGCCATCACGCTGAGCTACGGCTTCACCAATGCGGTGGCCGCGATCCTCGCCGTCAGCGTCGTGATCCTTTTGACCGGCATCCCCATCGCGCGCTATGCCGCCCGCTACGGCGTCGACATCGATCTCCTGACGCGCGGCGCGGGCTTCGGCTATATCGGCTCCACCATCACGTCGCTGATCTATGCGACGTTCACCTTCATGCTGTTCGCCATCGAGGCGTCGATCATGTCGTCGGCGCTGGAGCTGTGCTTCGGCATTCCGCTCTGGCTCGGCTACATCATCTCGTCGCTGGCGGTCATTCCGCTCGTCACCCACGGCATCACCGGCATCAGCCGCTTCCAGCTCTGGACCCAGCCGGTCTGGATCGTGCTCAACATCCTGCCGTTCGTGTTCATCGCCATCCACGACTGGCCCGCAATCCAGGCCTGGACGGCCTTCGGCGGCGCGCCCGGCCATCCGACCGCGACGCCATCGGCGACCTTCGACCTGCTGCATTTCGGGGCGGCCGCCGCGGTGATCCTGGCGCTCATTCCCCAGATCGGCGAACAGGTCGACTTCCTGCGCTTCCTGCCGCCGCGCGAATACGACCGGGAAGCGCCGCGCACGGGCAGGGGCTGGTCGGCGGCGCTGCTGTTCGCCGGCCCGGGCTGGATCATCCTCGGCGCGCCGAAGCTGCTGGCCGGCTCCTTCCTCGCCTATCTGGCGCTGCGCGCGGGCGTGCCCGAGGACCATGCCGCCGAGCCGGCGCAGATGTTCCACGTCGCGTTCGGCTACGTGTTTTCCTCATCGGGCGTGGTGCTCGCCGTCACCGCCGGTTTCGTGGTGGTGTCGCAGCTCAAGATCAACGTGATGAACGCCTATGCCGGCTCGTTGGCGTGGTCGAACTTCTTCTCGCGGCTCACCCACAGCCATCCGGGCCGGGTGGTGTGGCTGGTGTTCAATGTCGCCATCGCGCTGATGCTGATGGAACTCGGCATCTACCGCGCGCTGGAGCGCACCCTCGGCGTGTTCTCCATCGCCGCCGTCGCCTGGCTCGGCGTGATGGTGGCCGATCTCGTCATCAACAAGCCGCTCGGCCTCAGCCCGCCGGGAATCGAGTTCAAGCGCGCCCACCTCTACGACGTGAACCCGGTCGGCGTCGGCGGCATGGGGCTCGCGGCCCTCGTCGCGCTCGTCGCGCTGTTCGGGGTGTTCGGGCCGGTGGCGCAGGCGCTCGCGCCGTTCATCGCGCTCGTCGTGGCCCTCGTCGCCACGCCGGCCATCGCCTGGGCGACCGGCGGGCGCTATTATCTCGCCCGCAAGCCGCGCGCCCACTGGCAGAACCGCACCGAGATCCGCTGCAGCGTCTGCGAGCACCATTTCGAGCCGGAGGACATGGCGTTCTGCCCCGCCTATTCCGGGCCGATCTGCTCGCTGTGCTGCTCGCTCGACGCGCGCTGCCACGATCTCTGCAAGCCGAAGGCCCGGTTCCAGGCGCAGGCGATCAGCGCGCTCTCGACGGTGCTGCCGGAGCACGTCGTCGCCCGGTTCAATTCGCGCATCGGCCAATATGCCTGGGTGATGGCGCTGTTTGCGCTCGTCATCGGCGGCCTGCTCGTCATCATCTACACGGTGGTGACCTCGACCGGCGAGGTGCACGGCGACATCGTCGGGCGCACGCTCTGGGCGGCGTTCTTCATCCTGATGATCATCGCCGGCATCTCCGGCTGGTTCTTCGTGCTGGCGAACGAAAGCCGGCGGGTGGCGCAGGAGGAATCCATGCGCCAGAACACCTTGCTGCTGCGCGAGATCGCCGCCCACCGCCGCACCGACGCCGCGCTGCAGAAGGCGAAGGAGATCGCCGAGGCGGCGAACCTCGCCAAGAGCCGCTACGTCGTCGGGCTCAGCCACGAACTGCGCACGCCGCTGAACGCCGTGCTCGGCTACGCCCAGATCCTGGAGCGCGACCCGGCCTTTCCGCCCCGGCGGATCGGCGGCCTGCAATCGATCCGCCGCAACGCGGAACACCTCTCCGGCCTGATCGACGGCCTTCTGGACATCTCCAAGATCGAGGCCGGCCGGCTCCAGATCCAGCGCAACGAGGTGCGCATCGGCGAGTTCCTCGAACAACTCGTCGACATGTTCCGCCTGCAGGCGCGCGCCAAGGGGCTCGATTTCCGCTTCGAGGCGGCGAGATTGCCGGAGGTGGTCGTCACCGACGAGAAGCGGCTGCGGCAGATCCTTATCAATCTCCTGTCGAACGCGATCAAGTTCACCGAGCGCGGCCACGTCGCGCTCAAGGTCGGCTACCGCAACCAGGTCGCCACCATCGCGGTGGAGGATTCCGGGCCGGGCATTCCGCCCGACGAGATCGAGCGCGTGTTCGAGCCGTTCGAGCGCGGGCACGACGCCACCGTGCGGGCGGCCGCCGGCCTCGGCCTCGGGCTCACCATCACCAAGCTTCTGACCGAGCTGATGGGCGGCGACATCTCCGTCTCCAGCACGGTCGGCGAAGGCAGCCGGTTCCAGGCGCGGCTGATGCTGTCGGCGGTGGCGCGCCCGAAGCCGGCCCCGGCCCCGGCCAAGCAGATTCGCGACTACGAGGGTCCCCGGCGCACCGTGCTCGTGGTCGACGACGACGACGATCACCGCGACCTGATCCACGAGGCGCTGGAGCCGATCGGCTTCCTGGTGCTCGACGCCGTCGACGGGCCGGCCTGCCTCGACCTCGTTTCCGAAATCCGGCCCGACCTGTTCCTGCTCGACATCTCGATGCCCGGCATGACGGGGTGGGAACTCGCCCGCCACCTTCGCCGGCGCGGCCACACCGCCCCGATCGTGATGCTCTCGGCCAATATCGGCGACACGCCGCCGGATGCCGGCGAGCATGCGGTGCACAACGAGACGCTGCCGAAGCCGTTCGACCTGCGCCAATTGCTCGAACGCATCCAGGTGCTGCTCGACCTCGTCTGGATCGATGCGGACGAGACCGGGCCGACTAGGGACGAGGCGAAGGAGGGATCGGTCGCGGGGGCGCCGCCGCCCGCTCCCGCCGCCCCGGGGACGCCCGGCCCGCGCGCGGGCGACGTGGCGGAGCTTCTTGGCCTCGCGCGCATCGGCTATGTTCGCGGCATCGAAGCCAAGCTCGCCGCCCTCGAAGGCGACGGCGTCGATCCCGCCTTCATCGACGAGACCCGGCGCCACATGAACGCCTTCGATTTCGACCGCATGACACGGATGCTGGAGGGGCTGGCGGACCATGGCTGA